The sequence below is a genomic window from Polaribacter vadi.
GTCATAATCTCCTTTATCTGCTGGAGTGTCTGGAGTTGGAAAATGACGTTGCTCTCCTGTTCTAAACATAATTCTTGCAATATTATGTGCAGGTGCATAAAATATTTGATTCGATTCTTTTTGGTCATTTACAATTACTTTATAAGATCTAGAGGTAGTATCTAACGAAAGGTGAATCGTATATTTTTTTCCAGCTTCATAAGATGTTAATGTTCTAAAACGAGAACCTGCTTTTGTTTTTAATTTTCCATCTTCATCAAAAATCAAACGAATAGAAGGTAAACCTTGTTCGTTTTGAAATTCTATTTGTAAAAGTCCATGATTATTTTGTTCTGGAATTACAGTAAAAGTTGCTTGCATTTGCTGCGCAATTGGAATAACTCTTTCTGCTCTAGCGTAATCAAAAGGATCTGAATCACGCAATGTTAAACCCTTTTCACCACCTAATTTTTCAATACTAACTGGCGCCCAAGACAAATCATAAGTATTCCAAAAATCTAATTCTTTTCCATTAGGTAAATTATCAAAAATATCATTTACATCATTTTCTACTTTACTTTTTACAGGAACAGGTACAGAAGCTACCCAAATATCTTCTTTGTTTACACTGTAACTTACCCAAAGCTTATTATCTGGTGGCGTGCCATTATTTTCTAAAATACCACGTACATATTGTGGCCCGTAAGATTTATAATTACCTCCATAACGCATAGGTGTAATTTCTCCATGAATCAGTAATAAATCTGTATAATTTAATCCATCATTACTTGTTGATATGGCTAAAGGCCAACGATATTCTGATGGATTATAAACAGTTGCATAACGTCCATCTGATGTTTTTTGACCCCAAATTTTAGCGTTACTATTTATAAAACCTGGAGCTCTAAGTGGATTGTATTCCCAAGTTTTTCCATCATCTTTACTTAAAGATGTTAAGGCATGTTTCCATAAACCTATTATATTTCCATTTGGTAAATGATAATAACTAAAAGCTTTGTATTGTTTTTTTAAAGGAATTAAAGGATCATCTCTATCTGCTTCTTCTACCCATTGTTGCATTTGCAAGGGTTTAGATAATAATTCTTCGCAAGCTTTTTTAAATCCTTTGTCTTTACTTTTTTTATAAAACGGAAAATTTGTGTTTTTGTCATTCCATCCTTTATTATATCTGATAAAATAAATAGGCCCAAAACTACCATCTTTGTAAATTTCTCGAATTACTCTTCCAATTCCTTTTCCATCATTTGGACTGTCTTTTTTATTCATTGAAATACCATAAAACGCCAATGTAAAAAAACGATTGTCTGATGATGTAAAAAAGCCCATACGTTGATGCATAGTTGCATCTAATTTTTTTGCAACACCTTCTACACCTTCTTTTTGATAACCATCTGGTATTCTATAAATTGGAAAAACTACTTTTGGCATTCCCCAATTTTCGCCATCTTTAGAAGTCATTAAAAGTGTTTGACTTGGTGGAATGTGTTCTCCAACAGGGTCACTTAAATAATTTAAAT
It includes:
- a CDS encoding exo-alpha-sialidase; this encodes MTNFLKIKYYIFFLLLLQVSIVVKAQQDTIHYVGNTISNIDYHHGQLSPAVGVHATQIMRASREHPEKADGFGWTYNHATNMAYWNGHFYLNYLSDPVGEHIPPSQTLLMTSKDGENWGMPKVVFPIYRIPDGYQKEGVEGVAKKLDATMHQRMGFFTSSDNRFFTLAFYGISMNKKDSPNDGKGIGRVIREIYKDGSFGPIYFIRYNKGWNDKNTNFPFYKKSKDKGFKKACEELLSKPLQMQQWVEEADRDDPLIPLKKQYKAFSYYHLPNGNIIGLWKHALTSLSKDDGKTWEYNPLRAPGFINSNAKIWGQKTSDGRYATVYNPSEYRWPLAISTSNDGLNYTDLLLIHGEITPMRYGGNYKSYGPQYVRGILENNGTPPDNKLWVSYSVNKEDIWVASVPVPVKSKVENDVNDIFDNLPNGKELDFWNTYDLSWAPVSIEKLGGEKGLTLRDSDPFDYARAERVIPIAQQMQATFTVIPEQNNHGLLQIEFQNEQGLPSIRLIFDEDGKLKTKAGSRFRTLTSYEAGKKYTIHLSLDTTSRSYKVIVNDQKESNQIFYAPAHNIARIMFRTGEQRHFPTPDTPADKGDYDDLPNTGMSIPEAVFHIKSLITKKL